The following are encoded together in the Coffea arabica cultivar ET-39 chromosome 1c, Coffea Arabica ET-39 HiFi, whole genome shotgun sequence genome:
- the LOC113698946 gene encoding putative disease resistance protein RGA4, producing MADTAVSATIQVALQSVVSLAADHVNLVREFPTELERLNKSAEMIRGFLAGADEQMHSSDVKIWLKQLEEEVFKADNVLDELNCENLRRKVKYRNQLTKKKVFFCFSFFNKIGFRWRLGSMIREINTNLQRIHRDAEGLGLAYKHQVEDAFPTIASGATTSRQTDSTIVRGDVLGRDEDESEIVKKLLTESESVISVIPITGMGGLGKTTLAKAVYKNEQIVGHFDKKIWVCVAEEVDKIEKVFKMILESLTGGKVEGDRREVIVQKIQDELKAKRYFLVLDDLWNDQEVLLNDFFSTLAGLNAKKGSWCLVTTRLQEVAIILSRHPQINFTRHELGKLCNDDCWSIIKKWATLGEEVPKELEDMRHQVLRRCDGLPLAAKLIGGLLSKKRKEEWPSILEESLLNGDQGGIEQIIKVSFDHLSPVPVKKCFAYCSIFHQDTRLEQDRLVELWMAEGFLQPDSQNERMMEKIGYEYLRILLQTSLLEEVKNEWGTWYKMHDLVHDFAKSILNRNGSNQDRYLAVYSPERINEKASASLRTLFLKGGIADDMLSKFKHLHVLKLFGADVKALPTSIGKLIHLHLLDISGSRIRTLPESLCKLYSLQTLRIGMLVDGFPKEMSNLISMRHLHYDDDTGCDDDDDDDDDDDDDDDDTGREIQMPSGIGRWTCLQTLEFFNIGRQEEGRGIQELGTLQDLRGSLEIRNLELVNGKDDAELANLSKKPNMYRLVFEWGNRDRESDNCDEDVLEGLQPHPNLKELQILKFMGDQFPQWFMNLTLTSLVELRVEECTRCRKLPALGQLPFLKRLYLTRLKNTTCIGLSFYSTSAEEDGGSGGSSTISRQTFFPALKILWLKGMKNLEEWKDAHEMMSTAGEVHVMDVFPVLEKLYIWGCPQLTTIPTPSRFPSLDVLEIKRNCHVLVAEKVLSNITNLSSLDLRGDLWDRGGQCIKSLKLVKRPESSLSIDGCHSLPTAMLERLCLFPTLQHVELMSAHNITTLRRMSCAACLKRLTVTFCENLRELPEDLYQFQTLEDLEIQGCSRIKSFGHPNPKNSFGQRGLLKSLKRFTIDECDELTRLPAEMFESCTSLRKLTLFKCRSLVSFPLDLRRTPSLVSFSLCGCPNWIAEMPSGFGYLTSLREVSIGPFSDYSVIEFDWAGLASSSTLRHVYLYGMRDTKSLPHQLQCLTTITSLSLRYFGAIEALPDWLGNFASLDELILLGCPKLEYLPSLDAMERLKLRRLEISYCPLLKRRCTPQSGSECPKISNIPKLEI from the coding sequence ATGGCTGATACTGCTGTTAGTGCTACTATTCAGGTTGCATTGCAGTCGGTTGTTTCCCTTGCCGCTGATCATGTTAATCTGGTTCGTGAATTCCCAACGGAGCTGGAGAGACTCAACAAATCTGCTGAAATGATTCGAGGCTTCTTGGCTGGTGCCGACGAGCAAATGCATAGCTCAGACGTGAAAATTTGGCTCAAGCAGCTGGAAGAAGAGGTTTTCAAAGCTGACAATGTGCTGGACGAGCTCAACTGTGAAAATCTTCGTCGGAAGGTGAAGTATCGAAATCAACTCACGAAAAAGAAGGTATTCTTCTGCTTTTCATTCTTTAATAAAATTGGTTTTCGTTGGAGGTTGGGTTCAATGATCAGGGAGATCAACACGAACCTTCAAAGGATCCATCGGGATGCAGAAGGTTTGGGACTGGCCTACAAGCACCAAGTTGAAGATGCATTCCCTACTATTGCTTCTGGAGCCACAACAAGCCGACAGACCGACTCTACTATCGTTCGAGGAGATGTCCTAGGAAGAGACGAGGATGAATCAGAAATAGTTAAGAAGTTGTTGACCGAATCTGAAAGTGTTATTTCAGTTATTCCCATAACTGGCATGGGTGGATTAGGCAAAACAACTCTAGCTAAAGCCGTttacaaaaatgaacaaattgttggacattttgacaaaaaaatttggGTTTGTGTGGCTGAAGAAGTAGATAAAATCGAGAAGGTCTTCAAAATGATTCTTGAATCGTTAACAGGAGGAAAGGTTGAAGGGGATCGTAGGGAGGTTATAGTTCAAAAAATTCAAGATGAACTCAAGGCAAAAAGATATTTCCTTGTTCTTGATGATTTGTGGAATGATCAAGAAGTATTGTTGAATGACTTTTTCAGCACTTTGGCGGGACTCAATGCGAAGAAAGGGAGCTGGTGTCTTGTTACCACTCGTCTGCAAGAAGTGGCAATTATTCTGTCTAGACATCCGCAGATCAATTTTACTCGCCATGAGCTAGGAAAGCTCTGCAATGATGATTGCTGGTCTATCATTAAAAAATGGGCAACTTTAGGGGAAGAAGTACCAAAAGAATTGGAAGACATGAGGCACCAAGTTTTAAGAAGATGTGACGGTCTACCTCTGGCAGCAAAGTTAATCGGAGGTTTGTTatctaaaaagagaaaagaggagTGGCCATCTATTTTGGAGGAGAGTCTCTTGAATGGAGATCAGGGTGGGATCGAGCAAATAATTAAGGTGAGTTTTGATCATCTGTCACCTGTACCGGTTAAGAAATGTTTTGCATATTGCTCAATTTTCCACCAAGATACTAGATTGGAACAAGATCGACTAGTTGAGCTTTGGATGGCTGAAGGCTTTCTTCAACCGGATTCCCAAAATGAAAGAATGATGGAGAAAATAGGATATGAGTATTTGAGAATTTTGCTGCAAACTTCCTTATTGGAAGAAGTAAAAAATGAGTGGGGaacatggtataaaatgcatgaccTTGTGCATGATTTTgcaaaatcaattttgaatcgTAACGGTAGCAATCAGGACCGTTACCTTGCGGTATACTCACCCGAAAGAATCAATGAAAAAGCATCAGCATCACTTCGCACATTATTTCTGAAGGGTGGCATAGCTGATGATATGTTATCAAAGTTCAAACACTTACATGTCCTAAAATTGTTTGGAGCAGATGTCAAAGCGTTGCCGACCTCCATTGGCAAACTAATACATTTACACTTACTTGACATTTCAGGTTCTAGGATTAGAACTTTGCCAGAATCTCTTTGCAAACTTTATAGTTTGCAAACACTGAGAATTGGCATGCTTGTAGACGGTTTTCCAAAGGAGATGAGCAATTTGATTAGCATGAGACATCTTCACTATGATGATGATACAGGAtgcgatgatgatgatgatgatgatgatgatgatgatgatgatgatgatgatacaGGACGTGAAATCCAAATGCCATCCGGGATTGGACGATGGACTTGTCTTCAAACGTTAGAGTTCTTTAACATAGGTCGTCAAGAGGAAGGTCGTGGTATCCAAGAACTTGGAACCTTGCAAGATCTTAGAGGCTCCTTGGAGATCAGAAATCTTGAATTAGTAAATGGCAAAGATGATGCTGAACTAGCGAACCTATCTAAAAAGCCAAATATGTATCGGTTGGTATTTGAGTGGGGCAATAGGGATCGAGAAAGTGATAATTGTGATGAAGATGTGTTGGAAGGCCTCCAACCTCACCCAAATTTAAAAGAGTTACAAATTTTGAAGTTCATGGGTGATCAGTTTCCACAATGGTTCATGAATTTGACATTGACATCACTGGTGGAGTTGCGGGTGGAGGAGTGCACAAGATGCAGAAAGCTCCCTGCGCTAGGACAGCTGCCATTCCTCAAGCGCCTCTATCTGACTAGATTGAAAAACACAACATGCATTGGGCTTTCATTCTACAGTACAAGTGCTGAGGAGGACGGCGGATCAGGAGGTTCAAGCACTATTAGCAGACAAACATTCTTTCCAGCCCTTAAAATTCTCTGGCTTAAAGGCATGAAAAATTTGGAAGAGTGGAAGGACGCACACGAAATGATGTCAACCGCAGGTGAAGTACATGTGATGGATGTGTTTCCCGTGCTGGAAAAGTTGTATATTTGGGGTTGCCCCCAGCTGACCACCATTCCAACTCCAAGTCGTTTCCCAAGTCTTGATGTGTTGGAAATAAAAAGGAATTGCCATGTTTTGGTGGCAGAAAAGGTTTTGAGCAATATAACCAATCTCTCGTCCCTTGACTTAAGGGGTGACTTATGGGATCGTGGTGGTCAATGCATCAAGTCTCTAAAATTAGTGAAACGACCAGAGAGCAGCTTGAGTATTGATGGCTGTCACAGTCTACCCACTGCCATGCTTGAACGACTCTGTCTTTTTCCAACTCTTCAGCATGTAGAATTGATGTCTGCCCATAATATAACAACACTAAGAAGAATGAGTTGCGCCGCTTGTCTTAAGAGATTGACAGTCACTTTTTGTGAGAATTTACGGGAGTTGCCAGAAGATCTTTATCAATTTCAAACTTTAGAGGACTTGGAGATACAGGGTTGCTCGAGAATTAAATCATTTGGACATCCAAATCCTAAAAATTCATTTGGACAGAGAGGCCTCCTTAAGTCTCTTAAGCGATTTACTATCGATGAGTGCGATGAATTAACAAGATTACCAGCGGAGATGTTCGAGTCCTGTACGTCTCTCCGAAAGCTGACATTGTTCAAGTGCCGCAGTCTGGTCTCCTTTCCCCTTGATTTGCGACGAACCCCTTCTCTCGTGAGCTTCTCGTTATGTGGGTGTCCCAACTGGATTGCTGAGATGCCTAGTGGATTTGGCTATCTTACCAGCTTAAGGGAAGTGTCGATTGGTCCCTTCTCAGATTACTCAGTAATCGAATTTGATTGGGCTGGATTAGCATCTTCATCAACACTCCGGCACGTGTATTTGTATGGGATGCGTGACACGAAATCTCTGCCACACCAGCTTCAATGCTTGACTACCATCACATCACTATCTCTACGTTACTTCGGAGCAATCGAGGCCTTACCAGATTGGCTTGGGAATTTTGCGTCTCTTGATGAGCTAATTCTGTTGGGTTGCCCAAAGCTTGAATATTTACCCTCCTTAGATGCCATGGAACGCCTCAAATTAAGACGTCTGGAAATTAGTTATTGTCCACTATTAAAACGAAGATGCACTCCTCAAAGCGGCTCCGAGTGTCCAAAGATCTCTAATAttccaaaacttgaaatttga
- the LOC140038327 gene encoding 7-methylxanthine methyltransferase 1-like has translation MDVVQGHASLQLCPALFMEDFFLTTPCILYTLLTAFIGFLRSRVSGEHLFVTLATKIDGPVAYNVQDLLGMTMNDMVSEGLIEEKALDTFNLPHYRPSLEGVKTIIEKNRALKIRYLDTIQLRVIGAEATDCGKGYVFNTNTNAKYRARSLSAICEPIFQAHFGDGIMNDFFIKLAANISQHQGMMKSPINSLVPSLSRT, from the exons ATGGACGTGGTTCAAGGTCATGCTTCATTGCAGCTATGCCCGGCTCTTTTTATGGAAGACTTTTTCCTGACAACTCCATGCATTTTATACACTCTTCTTACAGCCTTCATTGGCTTTCTCAG GTCCCGA GTGTCTGGGGAACACTTATTTGTGACCTTGGCGACTAAAATCGATGGTCCCGTAGCATATAACGTTCAGGACTTACTTGGGATGACAATGAATGACATGGTTTCAGAG ggactgattgaggaaaaggcACTCGATACTTTCAACCTTCCACATTACCGGCCTTCTTTGGAGGGAGTAAAAACCATCATTGAGAAAAATCGTGCTCTTAAGATAAGGTATCTGGACACCATTCAACTGCGAGTGATTGGTGCGGAGGCGACAGATTGCGGGAAGGGCTACGTTTTCAATACAAACACCAATGCCAAGTACAGGGCTAGGAGCTTGAGTGCTATTTGTGAACCCATCTTTCAAGCTCACTTTGGAGATGGTATAATGAACGATTTCTTTATAAAGTTGGCTGCCAATATCTCACAACATCAGGGAATGATGAAGAGCCCTATCAACAGTCTGGTTCCTTCCCTCTCCAGAACATGA
- the LOC140004863 gene encoding uncharacterized protein → MTSHTNHSSVHHLTINLSNSSNKVQFCALNHMRRVLCLKPYVQFLYFQRIAARYWKWNKFFTRKEGKMRKAMPKIQHFNVYECQPCTQSEHSGVLSSQPSRGRVHKSSRSGMCIGTE, encoded by the exons ATGACCTCTCACACCAATCATTCCTCTGTTCATCATCTCACCATTAATCTCTCAAATTCCTCCAATAAAGTTCAGTTTTGTGCCTTAAACCATATGCGCAGAGTTTTGTGCCTTAAACCATATGTGCAG TTCTTATACTTTCAAAG AATAGCAGCAAGGTACTGGAAATGGAACAAATTCTTCACACGAAAGGAGGGGAAGATGAGGAAAGCTATGCCAaaaattcaacatttcaa TGTTTATGAATGTCAACCATGCACTCAATCGGAGCATTCAGGGGTTTTGTCAAGCCAGCCTAGCAGAGGCAGAGTGCATAAGAGTAGCAGATCTGGGATGTGCATCGGGACCGAgtag